Proteins encoded within one genomic window of Halocatena marina:
- a CDS encoding ABC transporter ATP-binding protein, which yields MATVTLDSLRKEFDSGRIVAVEDLSLQVEDGEFVTVVGPSGCGKSTTLRMIAGLEQPTSGRVLIGDTDVTETSARHRDVAMVFQNYALYPHKTVRQNMAFGLRMSTDLDTDERNEKVDETAAMMGIEELLEDRPSELSGGQKQRVALGRAIVREPDVFLFDEPLSNLDAKLRTTMRTEIQRLQEELGTTAIYVTHDQEEAMTMGDRLAIMNNGILQQTGAPTDVYVRPKNEFVGGFVGSPSMNMLDVSIERVSDGISLICEEQFEYTLNGESAHQIAQTDLSTARLGIRPENVTVVEDGIETTVEVVEPVGSDNYLYLDLGPEFIARVDAGIEPEMGDVIDVTFDESDVHLFDTSGESLLTEATLTA from the coding sequence ATGGCAACAGTAACGCTCGATTCATTGCGAAAGGAGTTCGACAGTGGGCGCATTGTCGCGGTTGAGGACCTTTCTTTGCAGGTCGAAGACGGCGAGTTCGTCACGGTCGTCGGGCCGTCAGGCTGTGGAAAATCGACAACACTTCGGATGATTGCAGGATTAGAACAGCCGACATCTGGACGGGTGCTGATCGGCGATACGGATGTCACCGAGACGTCCGCGCGTCACCGTGATGTGGCGATGGTGTTTCAAAATTACGCGCTCTACCCTCACAAGACAGTCCGGCAAAACATGGCGTTTGGTCTGCGGATGAGCACAGATCTCGATACGGACGAGCGAAACGAGAAAGTCGACGAAACAGCGGCGATGATGGGGATCGAGGAGCTCCTCGAAGATCGGCCATCGGAACTCTCTGGTGGACAGAAACAGCGGGTCGCACTCGGGCGTGCGATCGTTCGTGAGCCAGACGTGTTCTTATTCGATGAACCGCTGAGCAACCTCGATGCAAAGCTACGGACGACCATGCGCACCGAGATCCAACGCTTACAGGAGGAGCTCGGGACCACGGCTATCTACGTGACCCACGACCAGGAGGAGGCGATGACGATGGGCGACCGTCTTGCGATCATGAACAACGGCATCCTCCAGCAAACCGGCGCACCAACGGATGTGTACGTGCGTCCGAAAAACGAGTTCGTCGGTGGCTTCGTCGGCTCGCCGTCGATGAACATGCTCGATGTGAGTATCGAGCGGGTATCGGACGGAATCTCTCTCATCTGCGAGGAGCAGTTCGAGTACACACTGAACGGCGAATCCGCACACCAGATCGCTCAGACAGACCTATCGACGGCCAGACTCGGCATCCGTCCCGAGAACGTCACTGTTGTCGAGGATGGAATCGAGACGACGGTCGAGGTTGTCGAACCTGTCGGGAGTGATAACTATCTGTATTTGGACCTCGGGCCGGAGTTCATTGCTCGAGTTGACGCCGGAATCGAGCCAGAGATGGGTGATGTGATTGACGTGACGTTCGACGAGTCAGACGTTCACCTGTTCGATACAAGTGGTGAATCGCTGTTAACGGAAGCCACCCTGACAGCCTGA
- a CDS encoding glucan 1,4-alpha-glucosidase produces MQLRDALDDYKRHRDDRTRFPGERRTRTGRFSGYDGRLIHVDEDGSIRDFSYPVFGLTGIARSRFGVRPVDSSVEELESQTAWFDTQSNRQRYHEDTALVVTDHETEYGTVTQYDLTLENIHVTHFDTNGADASLALVAVIGFAPDGRNTRIGQLHHDDAIEVYHASETDYLASATGFERVRGSAFGGFAELLDETPTEYPRAEPEKSYDEDLLSGDSLCVIPTSEGKATVTTLLTTRATKSRKAALDTVRTATAYDGGALEHAAKKQTERSVSSDLPHADAIATDLRVLSLLTGRSGLRIAGPEFDPYYAHSGGYGYSWFRDDAEISRFLFDADRQFDLGLGDWHTRSGAAYAETQLDDGSWPHRVWSFDTTLAPGWANSRIEGIGNEYQADQTASVTAFIGQCTDRGDVLERALDGLDDALADDGRPVTCQNAWEDMSGRFGHTAAVFLEAYAASAASNTADLTERATERADTVYEAIDDLWVDERGIYALREYGDGHEKRGTLDERCDSATLALANAHRAYARIGDIDADRLDRLVSHVEQVIDELWHDGSAVSGLVRYEGDRWRQREQPHEKIWTVSTAWGAHAAASLAAVLTDHGDERADRLAETARELLALILPSGPLSLDTGYLPEQVFDDGTPDSATPLGWPHALRTATIALMDEYDLLEEQPVTADG; encoded by the coding sequence ATGCAACTACGTGATGCGCTAGACGACTACAAGCGCCATCGAGATGACCGCACGCGATTTCCGGGTGAGCGGCGAACACGAACGGGTCGCTTTTCCGGCTACGATGGGCGTCTCATTCACGTTGACGAGGATGGATCGATCCGGGATTTCAGCTATCCAGTGTTTGGATTGACCGGAATCGCCCGATCTCGGTTCGGTGTTCGGCCTGTCGATTCCAGCGTTGAGGAACTGGAATCTCAGACAGCGTGGTTCGACACACAGAGCAATCGCCAACGGTATCACGAAGACACTGCGCTCGTTGTGACTGATCACGAAACGGAGTACGGCACAGTAACGCAGTACGATCTCACGCTCGAGAATATCCACGTCACCCATTTTGATACGAACGGAGCAGACGCCTCGCTTGCGCTGGTGGCTGTCATCGGATTCGCGCCAGATGGTCGGAACACGCGCATCGGACAACTGCACCACGACGATGCGATCGAGGTGTATCACGCCTCGGAAACCGACTACCTCGCGAGCGCAACCGGTTTCGAGAGGGTTCGTGGGTCTGCCTTCGGTGGCTTCGCGGAGCTTCTCGATGAGACGCCCACTGAATACCCGCGAGCAGAGCCGGAGAAATCGTATGATGAGGATCTGTTGAGCGGCGATAGTCTCTGTGTCATTCCAACGTCTGAGGGAAAAGCGACGGTGACGACGTTGCTGACAACACGGGCGACGAAATCACGAAAAGCGGCGCTCGATACCGTCCGGACGGCCACGGCGTACGACGGTGGTGCGCTCGAACACGCAGCAAAAAAGCAAACCGAGCGATCGGTCAGTTCCGACCTTCCTCACGCAGACGCGATCGCGACCGACCTCCGTGTTCTCTCACTGCTGACTGGCCGGTCGGGTCTGCGCATCGCCGGTCCAGAGTTCGACCCCTACTACGCACATTCGGGCGGGTATGGCTACTCGTGGTTCCGCGACGATGCCGAGATATCGCGGTTTCTCTTCGATGCAGACCGACAGTTCGATCTCGGACTCGGTGATTGGCACACCCGCAGTGGCGCTGCCTACGCAGAGACACAACTCGACGATGGTTCGTGGCCCCACCGCGTCTGGTCGTTCGACACCACGTTGGCTCCCGGATGGGCCAACAGTCGGATAGAAGGTATCGGCAACGAGTATCAAGCCGATCAAACGGCGAGCGTTACGGCGTTCATCGGCCAGTGTACCGATCGGGGTGACGTATTAGAGCGCGCACTCGACGGACTCGACGATGCGCTTGCAGACGACGGCCGACCGGTCACGTGCCAGAACGCGTGGGAGGACATGTCCGGACGCTTTGGGCACACCGCTGCTGTCTTTCTGGAGGCGTACGCGGCGTCGGCCGCGAGCAACACCGCCGATCTCACTGAGCGCGCAACAGAGCGTGCGGACACGGTGTATGAAGCGATAGACGATCTCTGGGTCGACGAGCGCGGTATCTACGCGCTGCGTGAGTATGGTGACGGACACGAAAAGCGGGGCACACTCGATGAACGCTGTGATTCGGCCACGCTTGCCCTCGCAAACGCCCACCGAGCGTACGCCCGAATCGGAGATATAGACGCAGATCGACTCGACCGACTCGTTTCGCACGTCGAACAAGTTATCGACGAACTGTGGCACGATGGAAGCGCTGTCTCCGGGCTTGTCCGGTACGAGGGAGATCGGTGGCGACAGCGCGAGCAGCCACACGAAAAAATATGGACCGTGTCGACAGCGTGGGGCGCCCACGCCGCTGCGTCACTCGCCGCAGTGCTCACAGACCATGGAGACGAGCGCGCAGATCGTCTAGCAGAAACGGCACGGGAGCTTCTCGCGCTCATTCTCCCAAGCGGACCACTCTCACTCGACACCGGGTACCTCCCTGAGCAGGTCTTCGACGACGGCACACCCGACAGCGCGACGCCGCTCGGGTGGCCACACGCGCTGCGAACAGCAACAATCGCCCTGATGGACGAGTACGATCTGCTCGAAGAACAGCCAGTGACGGCAGACGGGTAA
- a CDS encoding helix-turn-helix domain-containing protein, giving the protein MAEESDVREIAALLEDEYAHAILLHTSDQVMSASELSDACDASVSTIYRRIERLQEYDLLAEQLQLDRDGHHYKTYSARLERITIELVDGAFELEVTHRPKDAADRFTDLFEGLR; this is encoded by the coding sequence ATGGCTGAGGAGAGCGATGTCCGGGAGATCGCTGCGCTCCTCGAAGACGAGTACGCCCATGCGATTCTCCTTCACACGAGCGACCAAGTCATGTCGGCTTCCGAATTGAGCGATGCGTGTGACGCGTCAGTTTCGACCATCTACCGACGCATCGAGCGTCTGCAAGAGTACGATCTCCTCGCTGAGCAGTTGCAGCTCGATCGGGATGGACATCATTATAAAACGTACAGCGCACGTCTCGAACGGATCACGATCGAACTGGTCGATGGCGCGTTCGAACTCGAAGTCACACACCGGCCAAAAGACGCCGCCGATCGGTTCACCGACCTTTTCGAGGGGTTACGATAG
- a CDS encoding alpha-amylase family glycosyl hydrolase — MHHPGPPRFLHVGESIELAPRSPDVSGTYAWRVVDKPDGSTVTVEDREERSSSGSQTQSGDRERPKAPQAAGTAGDITEQSSVSSQTQSGDCAVVHFTPDVSGVYRVELAAPDGTHTQTIRAFPDPRREARFSVAAEDVDIDRAAVDHVAVIGQFNDFTMGTHRAEWRGDEWVLDTMLPPGTHEAIFALDDEFDPYATSKITVEGAGRPRVRLDGHREGSDVVVTATAQAAPEGSDPSVEFYLDDRTSLTASNVVIQDDTLRVSVDSLSELTRIHAVPVAEQHGIADTLALCPKGGGEFSFERPADPPAWVESATIYEIFVRTFAGTAETTFEAIERRVPYLESLGIDVVWFTPVCESPTKHGYHITDLFETASDLGTHDEFVSLIDRLHESDIKVIFDLVINHTSRDHPAFHLHRADVPAYADHYERIPTTQDTTEIEWAGDDAPGHYFTWTRIPNVNYDSLAVREWMLDVIDHWAPLVDGFRCDVAWGVPHGFWKEVRERMKARDPDFVLLDETVPRDAAFRENEFDLHYDTDLYSTLRDIGTGEKPATALFDALCASQRHGYPDEANHMRYIENHDEERYATACEAGSLRPAVAATFTLPGVPMIYSGQERGVPEQRGPMRWYDGDADLTAFHRRLIELRSEQPALRGTGVEPVECNTETGDSDRVVAYKRASQNETRIVVLNFGAIPVTVALDRTIEPVNLLDGTDVSCDAGVRIDDVGVFRTR; from the coding sequence ATGCATCACCCGGGGCCCCCCCGATTTCTCCACGTCGGTGAGTCGATCGAACTGGCACCGCGCTCTCCTGACGTGTCAGGGACGTACGCGTGGCGAGTTGTCGATAAGCCAGACGGGAGCACAGTGACAGTCGAGGACAGAGAGGAACGGAGTTCCTCAGGCAGCCAGACACAGTCTGGCGACAGAGAGAGGCCGAAGGCCCCTCAAGCAGCCGGCACAGCCGGCGACATCACCGAGCAAAGCTCGGTTAGCAGCCAGACACAGTCTGGCGACTGCGCGGTTGTCCATTTCACGCCGGACGTTTCAGGTGTGTACCGTGTTGAACTTGCTGCCCCCGACGGGACACACACCCAGACGATACGCGCGTTTCCGGATCCACGCCGCGAGGCTCGCTTCAGCGTGGCCGCTGAGGATGTCGATATAGATCGTGCTGCCGTCGATCATGTCGCTGTTATCGGTCAGTTCAATGATTTCACGATGGGAACCCACCGAGCGGAGTGGCGCGGGGACGAGTGGGTTCTCGACACGATGCTCCCACCGGGGACACACGAGGCTATTTTTGCACTTGATGACGAGTTCGACCCATACGCCACGAGTAAGATCACTGTCGAGGGCGCTGGGCGACCCCGCGTTCGTCTCGATGGACACCGCGAGGGAAGTGATGTCGTCGTTACCGCGACAGCACAGGCTGCACCGGAAGGGAGCGATCCAAGCGTCGAGTTTTATCTCGATGACCGTACTTCCCTCACGGCTTCGAATGTCGTCATTCAGGACGATACGCTTCGTGTGTCGGTCGATTCGCTCTCGGAACTGACGCGCATCCACGCCGTCCCCGTCGCAGAACAGCACGGCATCGCGGATACGCTCGCGCTCTGTCCCAAAGGCGGAGGTGAGTTCTCGTTCGAACGTCCGGCCGATCCACCAGCGTGGGTGGAATCGGCCACCATCTACGAGATCTTCGTTCGCACGTTCGCCGGCACGGCCGAGACGACGTTCGAAGCGATCGAACGCCGCGTTCCGTATCTCGAATCGCTCGGCATTGATGTCGTTTGGTTCACCCCGGTCTGTGAGAGCCCAACTAAACATGGCTATCACATCACTGACCTGTTCGAGACGGCTTCGGATCTCGGCACCCACGATGAGTTCGTGTCGTTGATCGACCGGCTCCACGAGTCCGACATCAAGGTCATCTTCGATCTCGTTATCAACCACACTTCACGGGATCATCCTGCCTTCCACCTCCACCGGGCGGACGTTCCGGCGTACGCCGATCACTACGAACGCATTCCTACCACGCAGGACACGACAGAGATCGAGTGGGCTGGCGATGATGCTCCCGGTCACTACTTCACGTGGACGAGGATTCCGAACGTGAATTACGATTCTCTTGCTGTCCGCGAGTGGATGCTCGACGTGATCGATCACTGGGCACCACTCGTCGATGGCTTTCGGTGTGATGTGGCATGGGGCGTCCCCCACGGCTTCTGGAAGGAAGTCCGCGAGCGCATGAAAGCGCGTGACCCCGACTTCGTACTGTTGGACGAGACTGTTCCTCGTGACGCTGCCTTCCGTGAAAACGAGTTCGACCTCCACTACGACACCGATCTGTACAGCACACTACGTGATATTGGTACTGGTGAGAAACCAGCAACTGCCCTGTTCGATGCGCTCTGTGCGTCCCAGCGTCACGGCTATCCCGACGAGGCGAATCACATGCGCTACATCGAAAACCACGACGAGGAACGCTATGCGACCGCATGCGAGGCTGGTAGCCTGCGACCCGCCGTGGCCGCGACGTTCACGCTGCCCGGCGTGCCGATGATATACTCCGGGCAGGAACGCGGTGTCCCGGAGCAACGCGGACCGATGCGATGGTACGACGGTGACGCCGATCTGACCGCGTTCCACCGTCGGCTCATCGAACTCCGTTCCGAACAGCCGGCTCTCCGTGGAACCGGTGTCGAACCCGTCGAATGCAACACTGAGACCGGCGATTCCGACCGAGTCGTTGCGTACAAGCGTGCGAGTCAGAACGAGACGCGCATCGTCGTCCTGAATTTCGGAGCCATCCCGGTGACGGTGGCACTCGATCGAACCATCGAACCCGTGAACCTACTCGACGGGACGGACGTGAGCTGTGATGCTGGCGTTCGAATCGACGACGTGGGTGTCTTTCGAACTCGTTGA